The DNA sequence ACATGTTCGGTCTGCTTGCGCGCCTTGAGCGCGGGACCGGCGGCGAGTCCCTCCACGCAGTCCCCATGATAGGGGCAACTGCCCGCCCATTCATCACCCCGCAGACGCGGCACACGGATATGCCCCAGTTCGCAATGGCCCAAACCGCGCGTCGGGTGCCCGTTCACGATCAGCCCGACACCGACGCCGGTGCCGACCGTCACATAGGCATAGTCGCGCAAGCCGCGCGCACCGCCCCAGCATCCCTCCGCGATCGCCGCGCCGTTGACATCGGTGTCGAACGTCATCGGTACGGGATAGGGCGCAGCGAGCCGCCTCGCGACATCCACGTCACGCCAGCCCGGCTTGGGCGTCGAGGTGATGAAGCCGAATGTCGGCGATCGCTCATCCAGATCGACCGGGCCGAAGGAGGCGATACCAAGCGCCGCAAAGGCACGATCGTCCCACCAGCGGCGAAGGCAGGCCTCGATCCCCCCCAGCGTCTCGTCCGGCGTCGTGGTCGGGAATTGCGCCTGTTCGACGACGACGCCCTGCGCGCTCGCCAGCGTCGCGATGCATTTCGTCCCACCAAGTTCAACCCCGGCGATCAGCAGATCTTTCATGAACATTCTCTCTTCTGGCCTGCGGCCCTGCCAACGAAATTGTGCGCCCGATGCCAGCCGCCAGGCATGGCATGTTCAAAAGGGGTTCGCCGACCCGCGTGCAGTCGAGCCGGCGAACCCAGGGGAGAGCGCTTCAGGCCTCAAAGGCCAACACAGTCCCTACCCCAAGGCCAATAGGGGGACCGGCCGCGACATCCCGCCGTCATGGCGAGGGACATAGGCCCAGTCGTGGCGGTCCGGCGCCCGGCATCTGCCGATGCGGACACCCCCTGAAACAAGATGGTCGATGAGGCTTGCGGACGCCCAATTTCGCACATCCTCCGCCTTCGCCATATTAAATATATTTGTTTTATTATTTGGCAGCATTGATCCTGCTGGTCAATGCCCGCCATTCAGTTTTTCGCTGTCATGCATCGATCGCACCGGGCCATCAGCGGGCCGTCAGAAAGCAGGTAATGGTCAACCGCCCTGTGCTGGGCGCGCTGTTCAGGCCATCCGGCAAGCACACGAGCGCGGAATGCAGCATGTTTCCGCGATAGACGGCCATCCGGTTGAACCGTGCCGGACTGATGCCGATCATATCATAGATGGCCGTCGAACCGTCGATATAGGCGGGCGTCGGCCGCCCATGCCTTTCCAGATCCGCCCTAAGCGCCGTGAAATAGTCCGCCTCGCGATCCGCCGTAATCGTTTCATAGCCGGTCGAACGATGTCGAAAGAAGCCGGTGCCACCCAGATCGCGATGGCCAAGGTGAATCAGGGCCGCAAACTGGCTGTCGTCGACTCCATCGAAATGCGGGATTCGCTGTGGCGGGCGCAATCGTTCCGGCGGCGCCGTGGTCAGCGCAAAGCTTGCATTCTGGACGACCATCTCCCGGCAGCATCCAAACTGCCTGGACAGAATCGACCAGATCCCCAGTTCCACCTCCGCCAGAATATCCTTCGGCAGCGCGGCGCGCACCCCCGGATAGAAGGGCGAATCGACCGTGAACGAGGCCGCAGCAGCAGCCGCGCGCACGCCATCGGGATCGCGCAGAATATTATCGACGCCGGCGACCAAATTCCGTTCCCGCCCCAGCCTGTGCAGCGCAGACACGCCCCCACCATCCATCCAATGCACCGCCCCACCTCCCCATGCCGCAAGCGTCTGAACAACAGGATCACCCGCGCGCCGATATGATCTTGACAATCGCGTCAAAGGACGCTTAAACGATTAAGCAAATCAAATATATTTAAGTGAGCCAGCAAGCAAGCTGATTTGCCTAAATGCATCGGCCGCCAGCAAGCGCCCATGCTTCACACGGGGAGGATTGTTTCATGAAATCCATGACATTTTTAACGCGCACATTGCTGCTCGGCTGCGCGCCGATATCCATATCGTCCGGCCTGGCGCAGGCGCAGGACGTGGCCGGCGACGCCAGTGCGAACGACATCGTTGTGACCGGCGTGCGCGCCGCACAGGAAAAGGGCATCGACCTCAAGCGCCGCTCGGCCGAAATCGTCGACGCCATCGTTGCTGAAGATATTGGCAAGCTGCCTGACGTGACGATCGCCGACTCGCTGCAACGCGTTCCGGGTGTCCAGATTTCGCGCACCGCCGGTGAAGGCGGCCGCGTCGTCATCCGTGGCGCGCCGCAGGTGCTGGGCACGCTCAACGGCGAACGCTTCATCAACGCCGAAACGATCGTCAACAGCGAAGCGAACTTCACCGACATTCCGGCCAGTCTGGTCAACGGCGTGGTCGTCTACAAGTCGCAAAATGCTGGCCTGACCGACGGCGGCGTCGGCGGCGTGGTCGATCTCCAGACCATTCGCGCCCTCACCCTCAAGGATGGTCTGACGGCCAATATTCGTGGCGAACTCGGTTTCGGCAGCATGGTCGGCGGCGTGGACAAGAAGGTCGACGGTCTGGTCGGCTACAAGCTCAACGACGATGTCGGCATGTCGCTCGGCTTTTCCTACGGCAAAAGCCGCCTGGCCAGTTCGTTCCAGTCGGTGGAACTGGACCTGGTCGATGAATATTCGACCTGGTTCACCCCCAACAGCGTCGACCTGAACGGTGATGGCGATCGGTCCGATGATTTCCTGATCCCCAATGGCTGGAACACCTATGTCAATTCGCGCGAAACCAATCGCGAGCGGATCGGGCTGGCCTATAATTTCAACGCGCGCCTGAACGATCAGTTGGAACTGGTCGCGGACGTTCTCTACAACCGCATGAACGAACAGTCCTTCGGCCAGCAACTGTTCGTCAACGGCAATTTCGGCGGGCGCTCGTCGCTGCCGGCATATTCGCAGGCGACCGGCCAGCCTTCGGTCCTGTCGACGGTCGATATCAGCAACCTGACCGAATATCGGAGCAATCTCGTCACCTCCTTCAACGGCCTGACCAACGGCCTGCGCGCCGGTGTCCAGTCGAACCTGCGCAAGACCGAAGCCCTCAACACCAATCTGGA is a window from the Sphingobium sp. CAP-1 genome containing:
- a CDS encoding DUF6445 family protein, producing MSALHRLGRERNLVAGVDNILRDPDGVRAAAAAASFTVDSPFYPGVRAALPKDILAEVELGIWSILSRQFGCCREMVVQNASFALTTAPPERLRPPQRIPHFDGVDDSQFAALIHLGHRDLGGTGFFRHRSTGYETITADREADYFTALRADLERHGRPTPAYIDGSTAIYDMIGISPARFNRMAVYRGNMLHSALVCLPDGLNSAPSTGRLTITCFLTAR
- a CDS encoding ROK family protein produces the protein MKDLLIAGVELGGTKCIATLASAQGVVVEQAQFPTTTPDETLGGIEACLRRWWDDRAFAALGIASFGPVDLDERSPTFGFITSTPKPGWRDVDVARRLAAPYPVPMTFDTDVNGAAIAEGCWGGARGLRDYAYVTVGTGVGVGLIVNGHPTRGLGHCELGHIRVPRLRGDEWAGSCPYHGDCVEGLAAGPALKARKQTEHVSAVAADDPMWESVAYALAQMCHVMVLASGPHRILFGGGVIKGQRHLLPRIETMLRDSLAGYVQLADDQPFLQLSGLGDQAGPLGPIAMGLSLLGVPEPV